Genomic DNA from Actinopolymorpha sp. NPDC004070:
TCGCGGTGGTCCTCGCGGTGAAGGGCCTGGGCCGCTACCCCGACCTGCGTGCCTCCGGTGCCGCCGAGCGGTTCATCATCGGCACGTTCGTCAGTCTGCTGTGGGCCGGCGGTGCCGCGGGCATCGGCCTGCTGCTGCGCTGACCGGTTCGCCGACCCCGTTTACGGCGAAGGCCGGGCACGGCAGGATCGAGACCATGCGGGCCCACGGCTACTTCGACGCCGACCACGACGCGTTCCGGGAGTCCTTTCGTACGTTCTGTGCCCGGGAGGTCGTGCCCCGCCAGCCCGGCTGGGACAAGGCCGGCCTGGTCGACCGGGAGGTCTGGCTGGCCGCGGGGCGGCGGGGGTTCCTGGTGCCCGCCGCCGACGAGGCGTACGGCGGGCTCGGCGTCACCGACCTGCGCTACGAGCAGGTGATGATCGAGGAGCTCGCCGCGGTGCACGAGTCCGGCTTCGGGCTCGGCCTGCACAACGGCATCGTCGCGCCGTACTTCCTGCACGCCGCCACCCGCAGCCAGAAGCGGAGGTTCCTCACCCGGGCGATCACCGGCGAGGCCGTGCTGGCGATCGCGATCACCGAACCCGAGGCCGGCTCCGACGCCGCCGCGCTGCGCACCCGGGCCGTGGAGGACGGCGACCACTGGGTGCTGGACGGCGCGAAGACGTTCATCTCCAACGGCATCACCGCCGACATCGTCCTCGTCGCCGCGCGCACCGAACCCGACCGCCGGCACGGCATCGGGCTGTTCGTCGTGGAGAGCGGCACGCCCGGGTTCACCCGGGGCCGCAAGCTCGACAAGCTGGGGTTGCGTACGCAGGACACCGCGGAGTTGTTCTTCGACGGCTGCCGGGTGCCGAAGGAGAACGTGCTCGGCCACCCGGGCGAGGGGTTCGTCCAGCTGACCCGGCAGTTCGCCCAGGAACGCCTGGTGGTCGCGATGAGCGCGGTCGCCGGCGCGGAGGTCGCGCTGCGGGACACGATCGCCTACGTGCGGGAACGCCAGGCGTTCGGCCGGCCGCTGTCGGCGTTCCAGGACACGAGGTTCCGGCTCGCGTCGCTGCGGACCGAGGTGGACGTGGCGCAGGCGTACGTCGACCAGTGCGTGCTGGCCGCCAACGCGGGCGCGCTGGACGCGCCGTCGGCGGCGCAGGCGAAGCTGTTCGCGACCGAGATGCTCGGCCGGGTCGTCGACGACTGCGTGCAGATGCACGGCGGGTACGGCTACATGTGGGAGTACCCCATCTGCCGGGCGTACGCCGACGCGCGCGTGCAGCGCATCTACGCCGGCACCTCGGAGATCATGAAGGAGATCATCGGCCGGGCGATGCTCGACGGGTAGGTGCGCGTCCCGGAGCGCCGCGCGGGAATGATGGGCGGATGAGTGGCCCGCTGAACGGCGTACGCGTCCTGGAGTTCACCAACCTCGCCCCGGTGCCGTTCGCGGCGACCATGCTGGCCGACCTCGGCGCCGACGTGGTGCGGGTGGACCGGCACGACGCGGTGGCCGGCGGACCGGCGCGACCGGGCGATCCGCTGGCGCGCGGGCGGCGCTCGATCGCCCTCGACCTCAAGCACCCGGAGGCGATCGCGGTCGTGCTCCGGTTGGTGGGGTCC
This window encodes:
- a CDS encoding acyl-CoA dehydrogenase family protein, which codes for MRAHGYFDADHDAFRESFRTFCAREVVPRQPGWDKAGLVDREVWLAAGRRGFLVPAADEAYGGLGVTDLRYEQVMIEELAAVHESGFGLGLHNGIVAPYFLHAATRSQKRRFLTRAITGEAVLAIAITEPEAGSDAAALRTRAVEDGDHWVLDGAKTFISNGITADIVLVAARTEPDRRHGIGLFVVESGTPGFTRGRKLDKLGLRTQDTAELFFDGCRVPKENVLGHPGEGFVQLTRQFAQERLVVAMSAVAGAEVALRDTIAYVRERQAFGRPLSAFQDTRFRLASLRTEVDVAQAYVDQCVLAANAGALDAPSAAQAKLFATEMLGRVVDDCVQMHGGYGYMWEYPICRAYADARVQRIYAGTSEIMKEIIGRAMLDG